The Miltoncostaea oceani genome includes a region encoding these proteins:
- the aceA gene encoding isocitrate lyase ICL2 — MGAFEEDIAQIQEFMDGDRFSAVTRVYSARQVAEQRGTVPQDYTVARDAAAAFYDLLREKFSRGASITSFGPYSPGQAVQMKRAGIEGIYLGGWATSAKGSTDEDPGPDLASYPLSQVPDEAAGLVRGLLTADKNQRFARARMTEAERAATPEVDFRPFIIADADTGHGGDAHVRNLIRRFVEAGVPGYHIEDQKPGAKKCGHQGGKVLVPSDEQIKRLVAARFQLDIMGVGGIIVARTDAEAANLLDSAGDERDQPFILGVTKTSVPSYKAAFLAIIRHLHSKGVEELNGHLIYAVSDDEYAHADAWLASSGVAAAADEAAAAYLKGEAGTSEDVLDHVGDRFLAAWQADAGLKTLGQAVADQIAFRSDEESAPDISVEEWNAFASRASWWDIRAKARSLGVDVVWDAELAQTPEGYYQIQGGIPYAIAKSLAAAPYADLLWMETKTADLADAKEFADAIHEVFPDQMLAYNLSPSFNWDTTGMSDEEMRNFPIELGKMGFVFNFMTYGGHQIDGLAAEEFTTALREDGMLALARLQRKFRLLESPYRTPQTLVGGPRADAALMSVSGQTSTTKAMGEGSTQSQHLVQTEVPPKTLAGWLDEWAAYNKVDKTLTVRLRPHTAGTDLLELAIVGDGDEKLANIVFNTIQDRRGRQILSVRDQNTFDTSLRRKRLMTLLHLFLIHRYKVDAIHYLTPTEDNHGAAASMKNRGIFSTTQDEVGDIIVADIDTAFVAKLVAPDSPEREALITTSGQN, encoded by the coding sequence ATGGGGGCTTTCGAAGAGGACATCGCACAGATCCAGGAGTTCATGGACGGGGACCGTTTCTCCGCCGTGACCCGGGTCTACAGCGCGCGTCAGGTCGCCGAGCAGCGCGGGACGGTGCCGCAGGACTACACCGTGGCGCGCGACGCCGCGGCCGCGTTCTACGACCTGCTGCGGGAGAAGTTCTCGCGCGGCGCGTCGATCACCAGCTTCGGGCCGTACTCGCCGGGGCAGGCCGTGCAGATGAAGCGGGCGGGCATCGAGGGGATCTACCTCGGCGGCTGGGCCACCTCCGCGAAGGGCTCCACCGACGAGGACCCGGGCCCCGACCTGGCGAGCTACCCCCTGAGCCAGGTGCCCGACGAGGCCGCCGGCCTGGTCCGCGGCCTGCTCACGGCCGACAAGAACCAGCGCTTCGCGCGTGCCCGGATGACCGAGGCGGAGCGCGCCGCGACGCCCGAGGTCGACTTCCGGCCGTTCATCATCGCCGACGCCGACACCGGCCACGGCGGTGACGCGCACGTCCGCAACCTGATCCGCCGCTTCGTCGAGGCCGGCGTCCCCGGGTACCACATCGAGGACCAGAAGCCCGGCGCCAAGAAGTGCGGCCACCAGGGCGGCAAGGTGCTCGTGCCGTCCGACGAGCAGATCAAGCGCCTCGTCGCGGCCCGCTTCCAGCTCGACATCATGGGCGTCGGCGGCATCATCGTCGCCCGGACCGACGCCGAGGCGGCGAACCTCCTCGACAGCGCCGGCGACGAGCGGGACCAGCCGTTCATCCTCGGCGTCACCAAGACCTCGGTGCCGAGCTACAAGGCGGCGTTCCTCGCGATCATCCGCCACCTCCACTCGAAGGGCGTCGAGGAGCTCAACGGCCACCTGATCTACGCCGTCTCCGACGACGAGTACGCCCACGCCGACGCCTGGCTCGCCAGCTCGGGCGTGGCCGCCGCCGCCGACGAGGCCGCCGCCGCGTACCTCAAGGGCGAGGCCGGCACCTCCGAGGACGTCCTCGACCACGTCGGCGACCGCTTCCTCGCCGCGTGGCAGGCCGACGCCGGGCTCAAGACCCTCGGCCAGGCCGTCGCCGACCAGATCGCGTTCCGCAGCGACGAGGAGTCGGCCCCCGACATCTCCGTCGAGGAGTGGAACGCCTTCGCGTCCCGCGCCTCCTGGTGGGACATCCGCGCGAAGGCGCGGTCGCTCGGCGTGGACGTCGTCTGGGACGCGGAGCTCGCCCAGACCCCCGAGGGCTACTACCAGATCCAGGGCGGCATCCCGTACGCGATCGCGAAGTCGCTCGCGGCCGCGCCGTACGCCGACCTGCTCTGGATGGAGACGAAGACCGCGGACCTGGCGGACGCGAAGGAGTTCGCGGACGCCATCCACGAGGTCTTCCCCGACCAGATGCTCGCCTACAACCTGTCGCCGTCCTTCAACTGGGACACGACCGGCATGAGCGACGAGGAGATGCGCAACTTCCCGATCGAGCTGGGGAAGATGGGCTTCGTCTTCAACTTCATGACGTACGGCGGTCACCAGATCGACGGCCTCGCGGCCGAGGAGTTCACGACGGCCCTGCGCGAGGACGGCATGCTCGCCCTGGCGCGCCTGCAGCGGAAGTTCCGCCTGCTGGAGTCGCCGTACCGGACGCCGCAGACCCTGGTCGGCGGCCCGCGCGCGGACGCCGCCCTCATGTCGGTGTCCGGCCAGACCTCCACCACGAAGGCCATGGGCGAGGGCTCGACGCAGAGCCAGCACCTGGTCCAGACGGAGGTCCCGCCGAAGACGCTCGCCGGCTGGCTCGATGAGTGGGCCGCCTACAACAAGGTGGACAAGACCCTCACGGTCCGCCTGCGTCCCCACACCGCCGGCACCGACCTGCTGGAGCTCGCGATCGTGGGCGACGGCGACGAGAAGCTGGCCAACATCGTGTTCAACACGATCCAGGACCGGCGTGGCCGTCAGATCCTGTCGGTGCGCGACCAGAACACGTTCGACACGTCCCTGCGCCGCAAGCGCCTGATGACGCTGCTGCACCTGTTCCTGATCCACCGCTACAAGGTCGACGCGATCCACTACCTCACCCCGACCGAGGACAACCACGGCGCGGCGGCGAGCATGAAGAACCGCGGCATCTTCTCCACCACGCAGGACGAGGTCGGCGACATCATCGTCGCGGACATCGACACCGCGTTCGTGGCGAAGCTCGTCGCGCCCGACAGCCCGGAGCGCGAGGCCCTGATCACCACCTCCGGCCAGAACTGA
- a CDS encoding FAD-binding domain-containing protein yields MEIAPPPPGDPEAAVAWVGAHLDGLYGGALRASPRFRGGQPAADAALAAAPLAGYAARRNEVWPPERRGATALSPYIRHGLITLRRAWDAADDAPARDARRFRDELLWQEYARHLYARIGARLGRPLRAAPAPGRGSAPEDAWDRGMACIDLTTGELQRDGWLVNQTRMWLASQWSVRHGLDPRDGERRFFRHLLDGSAAANQLGWQWVSGTATGRAYGFSRSQVRRRAPGLCATCPREHDCPIAGWPPSHASVRITPPALLRADPDPGRTAGPASPEVAGDPRAVWLTAESLGDADPALAAHPDLPVFFVMDAPMLRRLGLAAPRLVFLAEALAALGARRTVRVRVGDPVAELAGTPLAVTHAPVPGFARRAARLDVAVRHPWPWLTRPHGGSVASFSAWVRPARAGV; encoded by the coding sequence GTGGAGATCGCCCCGCCCCCGCCCGGTGACCCCGAGGCCGCCGTCGCCTGGGTCGGCGCCCACCTCGACGGCCTCTACGGCGGCGCGCTGCGCGCGTCCCCACGGTTCCGCGGCGGCCAGCCCGCCGCCGACGCCGCCCTCGCGGCCGCGCCGCTCGCGGGGTACGCCGCCCGCCGCAACGAGGTCTGGCCGCCGGAGCGCCGCGGCGCGACCGCGTTGTCGCCCTACATCCGCCACGGCCTGATCACGCTGCGCCGCGCCTGGGACGCCGCCGATGACGCCCCCGCCCGCGACGCGCGCAGGTTCCGCGACGAGCTGCTCTGGCAGGAGTACGCACGCCACCTCTACGCGCGGATCGGGGCCCGCCTCGGCCGGCCGCTGCGGGCCGCCCCCGCCCCCGGCCGCGGCTCCGCGCCCGAGGACGCCTGGGACCGCGGGATGGCCTGCATCGACCTGACCACCGGCGAGCTCCAGCGCGACGGCTGGCTGGTGAACCAGACCCGCATGTGGCTCGCGAGCCAGTGGTCCGTGCGTCACGGCCTCGACCCCCGCGACGGCGAGCGCCGCTTCTTCCGGCACCTCCTCGACGGCTCCGCCGCGGCGAACCAGCTCGGGTGGCAGTGGGTGTCCGGCACGGCCACCGGGCGCGCCTACGGCTTCTCGCGGTCGCAGGTGCGCCGCCGCGCCCCCGGGCTCTGCGCCACCTGCCCCCGCGAGCACGACTGCCCGATCGCCGGCTGGCCCCCGTCGCACGCCTCCGTGCGCATCACCCCGCCCGCCCTGCTGCGCGCCGACCCCGACCCCGGCCGCACGGCGGGTCCGGCGTCCCCCGAGGTCGCCGGCGACCCGCGGGCCGTGTGGCTGACGGCCGAGTCCCTCGGCGACGCCGACCCCGCCCTCGCCGCCCACCCCGACCTGCCGGTGTTCTTCGTGATGGACGCCCCCATGCTCCGCCGGCTCGGGCTCGCCGCCCCCCGGCTGGTCTTCCTCGCGGAGGCGCTCGCGGCCCTCGGGGCGCGCCGCACCGTGCGGGTGCGGGTCGGCGACCCCGTCGCCGAGCTCGCCGGCACGCCGCTCGCCGTGACCCACGCCCCGGTGCCCGGCTTCGCGCGCCGCGCCGCCCGCCTCGACGTCGCCGTCCGGCACCCGTGGCCATGGCTGACGCGGCCGCACGGGGGCAGCGTCGCGTCGTTCTCGGCGTGGGTGCGGCCCGCCCGGGCGGGGGTCTGA
- a CDS encoding Fpg/Nei family DNA glycosylase: MPEGHTVHRAARRQTALVAGGPVSASSPQGRFTEGAALIDGLTLHGVEAAGKHLFYRFGGDEVLHVHLGLFGRFREHAGVPPPAPRGAVRLRLVGGTGAVDLAGPTACALVGEEGRAAILARLGPDPLRADADPERAVDDLARRRLPIGAALLDQRIIAGLGNVYRAEILFVCGVAPGREARTVPRERLRAIWDTSARMLRDGVRRGRIVTVDPAEVGRPVSRMRRHERTYVYKQDLCKRCGTPIQAVVLAARPCYWCPVCQT; encoded by the coding sequence TTGCCCGAGGGCCACACCGTCCACCGCGCCGCCCGCCGCCAGACCGCCCTCGTCGCCGGCGGGCCGGTGTCCGCCAGCTCCCCGCAGGGCCGCTTCACCGAGGGCGCCGCCCTCATCGACGGCCTGACACTGCACGGCGTCGAGGCGGCCGGCAAGCACCTCTTCTACCGCTTCGGCGGCGACGAGGTGCTCCACGTGCACCTCGGGTTGTTCGGGAGGTTCCGCGAGCACGCCGGGGTGCCGCCCCCCGCACCGCGCGGGGCCGTCCGCCTGCGGCTGGTGGGGGGGACGGGCGCGGTCGACCTGGCCGGGCCGACGGCCTGCGCCCTCGTCGGGGAGGAGGGCCGCGCCGCCATCCTCGCCCGCCTCGGCCCGGACCCGCTGCGCGCCGACGCCGACCCCGAGCGGGCCGTCGACGACCTCGCCCGCCGCCGGCTGCCGATCGGCGCGGCCCTGCTCGACCAGCGGATCATCGCGGGCCTCGGCAACGTCTACCGCGCCGAGATCCTCTTCGTCTGCGGCGTCGCCCCCGGGCGGGAGGCGCGGACGGTCCCCCGCGAGCGCCTGCGCGCCATCTGGGACACCTCCGCGCGGATGCTGCGCGACGGCGTCCGGCGGGGACGGATCGTCACGGTCGACCCGGCGGAGGTGGGCCGGCCCGTCAGCCGGATGCGCCGCCACGAGCGGACCTACGTCTACAAGCAGGACCTCTGCAAGCGCTGCGGCACGCCGATCCAGGCCGTCGTGCTCGCCGCCCGCCCCTGCTACTGGTGCCCCGTGTGCCAGACCTGA
- a CDS encoding TetR/AcrR family transcriptional regulator C-terminal domain-containing protein translates to MSTPPPPRQPLTRERIVRAALELIDEEGLGALTMRRLGSALGVEAMSLYKHVANKDAILDGVRELLLADFAESLPSDPGAGWRDDLTRFARAYRALGRAHPEAFGLLASAPGRAYVAGGDIAEPGLQRLVDAGLDRETAIRAQRSVIRYVLGTSLLERAAEDAPPPVPPEEMEALATSRPLVGALMRSLGPESDDPQFTFGLEMLLAGIGRLIAEADPPADA, encoded by the coding sequence GTGTCAACTCCACCGCCCCCCCGCCAGCCGCTCACGCGCGAGCGGATCGTGCGGGCCGCGCTGGAGCTGATCGACGAGGAGGGGCTCGGCGCGTTGACGATGCGGCGGCTCGGGTCGGCCCTCGGCGTCGAGGCGATGTCCCTCTACAAGCACGTCGCGAACAAGGACGCGATCCTCGACGGGGTGCGCGAGCTGCTGCTCGCCGACTTCGCGGAGTCCCTGCCGTCCGACCCGGGCGCCGGCTGGCGCGACGACCTGACCCGGTTCGCGCGGGCCTACCGCGCCCTCGGCCGGGCCCACCCGGAGGCGTTCGGCCTGCTGGCGTCCGCCCCCGGCCGCGCCTACGTGGCCGGCGGCGACATCGCGGAGCCGGGACTGCAGCGACTGGTGGACGCGGGGCTCGACCGCGAGACGGCGATCCGCGCCCAGCGGAGCGTCATCCGCTACGTGCTCGGCACGAGCCTGCTGGAGCGCGCGGCCGAGGACGCCCCGCCGCCGGTGCCGCCCGAGGAGATGGAGGCGCTCGCGACGTCCCGTCCCCTCGTCGGCGCGCTGATGCGCTCCCTCGGCCCGGAGTCCGACGACCCCCAGTTCACGTTCGGCCTCGAGATGCTGCTCGCCGGCATCGGGCGGCTCATCGCGGAGGCGGATCCCCCCGCGGACGCCTGA
- a CDS encoding nitroreductase family protein produces MSQSPAGPPPASEIEDVPLLRALGNRRSIRYFDESRTVEDWKLETMLQAARFASCQGNINCTEAIVVTRDDDVWDELEECVSGFNVQIINQASHLVIWLTNLNAWYGRAVDGISTVSLAGATTKYHGWNYEFSMTQTIPRLMSFPTERTENLLRFETGQAVANAIAAGVALDVGNILIAFGRKPGGVEKAFGLPPHYRFTWGHAIGYPLENPNAGGQRPRLKYEKLFHKGTFGTPLPSDPATVEMLREKGLIQEQAPLEGRFEEIIGIAERHGRDPGMLYFPAREIRRLMDDGDWDLGPRLRAHAEHVIATEDLPDYPDEMRETFQKLMAEHGIDATKFLPAEG; encoded by the coding sequence ATGTCCCAGAGCCCGGCAGGACCCCCGCCCGCCAGCGAGATCGAGGACGTCCCGCTCCTCCGCGCCCTCGGCAACCGTCGCAGCATCCGGTACTTCGACGAGTCGCGCACCGTCGAGGACTGGAAGCTCGAGACGATGCTGCAGGCGGCGCGCTTCGCCTCCTGCCAGGGCAACATCAACTGCACCGAGGCGATCGTCGTCACGCGCGACGACGACGTCTGGGACGAGCTCGAGGAGTGCGTCAGCGGGTTCAACGTCCAGATCATCAACCAGGCGTCGCACCTCGTCATCTGGCTGACGAACCTGAACGCCTGGTATGGGCGTGCGGTGGACGGCATCTCGACGGTCAGCCTGGCGGGCGCGACGACCAAGTACCACGGGTGGAACTACGAGTTCTCGATGACCCAGACGATCCCGCGGCTGATGAGCTTCCCGACCGAGCGCACCGAGAACCTGCTGCGCTTCGAGACCGGGCAGGCCGTGGCGAACGCGATCGCGGCGGGCGTGGCGCTCGACGTCGGCAACATCCTGATCGCGTTCGGCCGCAAGCCGGGCGGCGTCGAGAAGGCCTTCGGGCTCCCCCCGCACTACCGCTTCACGTGGGGCCACGCGATCGGCTACCCCCTCGAGAACCCGAACGCCGGCGGCCAGCGCCCCCGCCTCAAGTACGAGAAGCTGTTCCACAAGGGCACGTTCGGGACCCCGCTGCCGTCCGACCCGGCGACCGTGGAGATGCTGCGGGAGAAGGGCCTGATCCAGGAGCAGGCCCCGCTCGAGGGACGCTTCGAGGAGATCATCGGCATCGCGGAGCGCCACGGCCGCGACCCCGGGATGCTCTACTTCCCGGCCCGCGAGATCCGCCGCCTGATGGACGACGGCGACTGGGACCTCGGCCCCCGGCTGCGCGCGCACGCCGAGCACGTCATCGCGACGGAGGACCTGCCGGACTACCCCGACGAGATGCGGGAGACGTTCCAGAAGCTGATGGCGGAGCACGGCATCGACGCCACCAAGTTCCTGCCGGCCGAGGGCTGA
- a CDS encoding enoyl-CoA hydratase-related protein has protein sequence MAYEDVIYAVGGGRATITIDRPERLNAFRGQTMLELCDAFERAADDESVGVIVFTGSGDRAFCVGGDVREPTRTMREKRAGHIIGPRLASAMRNNGKPILCRVRGYCIGGGNELNMISDLTITDTTGRFGQAGPKIGSAPLWWGCQLLPAVVGEKKAREILYLTRQYTAQEALEMGLVNLVVEPDALDAEVDRWCDTILRRSPQGLRLAKIALNTQTDQLYSSTNHGMELMALNHVYGEEPREGILAFQEKRPVDWRRFRAGQGPEPEAG, from the coding sequence GTGGCGTACGAGGACGTCATCTATGCGGTCGGCGGGGGCCGGGCGACCATCACGATCGACCGGCCGGAGCGCCTCAACGCGTTCCGCGGGCAGACGATGCTCGAGCTGTGCGACGCGTTCGAGCGGGCCGCCGACGACGAGTCCGTCGGGGTGATCGTCTTCACCGGGTCCGGCGACCGCGCGTTCTGCGTCGGCGGCGACGTGCGGGAGCCGACCCGGACCATGCGGGAGAAGCGCGCGGGCCACATCATCGGCCCGCGCCTCGCGTCGGCGATGCGCAACAACGGCAAGCCGATCCTGTGCCGCGTCCGCGGCTACTGCATCGGCGGGGGCAACGAGCTCAACATGATCTCGGACCTCACGATCACCGACACCACCGGCCGCTTCGGCCAGGCGGGGCCGAAGATCGGGAGCGCGCCGCTCTGGTGGGGCTGCCAGCTCCTGCCGGCGGTGGTGGGGGAGAAGAAGGCCCGGGAGATCCTCTACCTCACCCGGCAGTACACGGCGCAGGAGGCCCTGGAGATGGGCCTCGTCAACCTCGTGGTGGAGCCGGACGCGCTCGACGCCGAGGTCGACCGCTGGTGCGACACGATCCTGCGGCGCTCCCCGCAGGGCCTGCGCCTCGCGAAGATCGCCCTGAACACGCAGACCGACCAGCTCTACTCGTCGACGAACCACGGGATGGAGCTGATGGCGCTGAACCACGTGTACGGCGAGGAGCCCCGCGAGGGCATCCTGGCGTTCCAGGAGAAGCGACCCGTCGACTGGCGGCGCTTCCGCGCCGGGCAGGGCCCCGAGCCCGAGGCCGGCTGA
- a CDS encoding AMP-binding protein, with translation MPAAEWSDWYAREDPTEWVLPRILRARAEEHPDREYLRYADGPWVSYGEVDARANRVANGLIARGVRPGESVSVLLPNCEWFVPVWYGILAAGAVMSPINTAYKGDFLSWTINLVESRVLVIADVYLDRLAFVAADLPRLERVVVMRTGADAGPDPSLPWEDLDALADGPATPPDGIDHSWTDDARIMFTSGTTGRSKGVVKQHAADYFSARSAIESMAVLRGVAPGDLRDETYFSCLPLFHSNAQVLCAYPALLAGARVAYTERFSGTRFWQQVIDAGATTFNGIGAILYFLWNQPPSPLDRAHRVHTISAAPAPKDIYHAFEERFGVRLTEGYGLTETGVATLMDPTRPPRLGSCGTANPGYEVTIVEPGTDRPLPPDTPGEIVVDMKVPNIVMRAYYGMPEKTAEDFRNLKLHTGDLGRMDEDGYVYFMDRVKDYIRRRGENVSSMEVEKQVADHPSVKEAAAIGVKAGEGASSEDEIMIVCVAEAGATPDPVALTHWLAERMPYFMVPRYIRFVAALPKTPTERVQKVKLRDEGVTPDTFDREAAGITIAR, from the coding sequence ATGCCCGCCGCCGAGTGGAGCGACTGGTACGCCCGGGAGGACCCGACGGAGTGGGTGCTCCCGCGGATCCTGCGGGCACGCGCCGAGGAGCACCCCGACCGCGAGTACCTGCGGTACGCCGACGGCCCCTGGGTGTCGTACGGCGAGGTCGACGCCCGCGCCAACCGCGTCGCCAACGGGCTGATCGCCCGCGGGGTGCGGCCCGGCGAATCGGTGAGCGTGCTGCTGCCGAACTGCGAGTGGTTCGTGCCCGTCTGGTACGGGATCCTCGCCGCCGGTGCCGTCATGAGCCCGATCAACACGGCGTACAAGGGCGACTTCCTCTCGTGGACGATCAACCTGGTCGAGTCGCGCGTGCTGGTGATCGCCGACGTCTACCTCGACCGGCTCGCGTTCGTCGCGGCCGACCTGCCGCGCCTGGAGCGGGTCGTCGTGATGCGCACCGGGGCCGACGCCGGCCCCGACCCGTCCCTGCCGTGGGAGGACCTCGACGCGCTCGCCGACGGGCCCGCCACCCCGCCGGACGGGATCGACCACTCCTGGACCGACGACGCGCGGATCATGTTCACCTCCGGCACGACGGGCCGCTCGAAGGGCGTCGTCAAGCAGCACGCCGCCGACTACTTCTCGGCCCGTAGCGCGATCGAGTCGATGGCCGTCCTGCGGGGCGTGGCGCCCGGGGACCTGCGCGACGAGACCTACTTCTCGTGCCTGCCCCTGTTCCACTCGAACGCCCAGGTGCTGTGCGCCTACCCGGCGCTGCTGGCGGGCGCGCGGGTCGCGTACACCGAGCGGTTCTCCGGCACGCGCTTCTGGCAGCAGGTGATCGACGCCGGCGCCACGACGTTCAACGGGATCGGCGCGATCCTCTACTTCCTCTGGAACCAGCCGCCGTCGCCCCTCGACCGCGCCCACCGCGTCCACACGATCTCGGCGGCCCCCGCCCCGAAGGACATCTACCACGCCTTCGAGGAGCGCTTCGGGGTGCGCCTCACCGAGGGGTACGGCCTCACGGAGACCGGCGTCGCGACCCTGATGGACCCCACCCGGCCCCCGCGCCTCGGCTCGTGCGGCACCGCGAACCCCGGCTACGAGGTGACGATCGTGGAGCCCGGCACCGACCGGCCGCTCCCGCCGGACACGCCGGGGGAGATCGTCGTGGACATGAAGGTCCCGAACATCGTGATGCGCGCCTACTACGGGATGCCGGAGAAGACCGCCGAGGACTTCCGCAACCTGAAGCTCCACACCGGCGACCTCGGCCGCATGGACGAGGACGGCTACGTCTACTTCATGGACCGCGTGAAGGACTACATCCGCCGGCGCGGCGAGAACGTCTCGTCGATGGAGGTCGAGAAGCAGGTCGCCGACCACCCGTCGGTGAAGGAGGCGGCGGCCATCGGCGTGAAGGCCGGCGAAGGGGCCTCCTCGGAGGACGAGATCATGATCGTGTGCGTCGCCGAGGCCGGTGCGACGCCCGACCCCGTCGCCCTGACGCACTGGCTCGCGGAGCGGATGCCGTACTTCATGGTCCCCCGCTACATCCGGTTCGTCGCGGCGTTGCCGAAGACGCCGACCGAGCGCGTGCAGAAGGTGAAGCTCCGCGACGAGGGCGTCACGCCGGACACCTTCGACCGCGAGGCGGCGGGCATCACGATCGCGCGCTGA
- the pspAA gene encoding PspA-associated protein PspAA produces the protein MIVRLLGLGQYRLEDGDIALVETADDAVEAAIAAGDATSFASALAGLIDRIREIGDPVSDDEFVTSDVIVPDADTTLEEAVAMGATGDEGLIPG, from the coding sequence GTGATCGTGCGGCTGCTGGGCCTCGGTCAGTACCGCCTCGAGGACGGCGACATCGCCCTGGTCGAGACGGCCGACGACGCCGTCGAGGCGGCGATCGCCGCGGGTGACGCGACGTCGTTCGCGTCGGCGCTGGCCGGCCTCATCGACAGGATCCGGGAGATCGGGGACCCCGTCTCCGACGACGAGTTCGTCACCTCCGACGTGATCGTGCCGGACGCCGACACCACGCTGGAGGAGGCCGTGGCGATGGGCGCCACCGGCGACGAGGGACTCATCCCCGGCTGA
- a CDS encoding PspA/IM30 family protein: MSFFSRLKAIFQAKASKALDAAEKPDEMLDYSYEKQTELLTQVRRGVADVATSKKRLELQADKLQASATKLEGQAAEALRQGREDLARTALERKAGIQAQLESITAQKEQLQGEQDKLVAAEQKLSSKIESFRVRKETIKAQYTAAEAQAKIGEAFSGISEDMADVGMAMERAEGKVETMRARAGAIDELLESGALDDLSAGGDAIDRELSQIASQSAVDADLARLKGEIGAGPSSSGQISSGGAS; encoded by the coding sequence GTGTCGTTCTTCAGCCGCCTGAAGGCCATCTTCCAGGCGAAGGCAAGCAAGGCGCTCGACGCGGCCGAGAAGCCGGACGAGATGCTCGACTACTCGTACGAGAAGCAGACGGAGCTGCTCACCCAGGTGCGGCGCGGCGTCGCGGACGTCGCGACGAGCAAGAAGCGGCTGGAGCTGCAGGCCGACAAGCTGCAGGCCAGCGCGACGAAGCTGGAGGGGCAGGCCGCCGAGGCGCTGCGCCAGGGCCGCGAGGACCTCGCGCGCACCGCCCTCGAGCGCAAGGCCGGCATCCAGGCCCAGCTCGAGAGCATCACCGCCCAGAAGGAGCAGCTGCAGGGCGAGCAGGACAAGCTCGTCGCCGCGGAGCAGAAGCTGTCGTCGAAGATCGAGTCGTTCCGGGTCCGCAAGGAGACGATCAAGGCGCAGTACACCGCCGCCGAGGCGCAGGCCAAGATCGGCGAGGCGTTCAGCGGCATCTCGGAGGACATGGCCGACGTCGGCATGGCGATGGAGCGCGCCGAGGGCAAGGTCGAGACGATGCGCGCCCGCGCCGGGGCGATCGACGAGCTGCTGGAGTCGGGCGCCCTCGACGACCTCAGCGCCGGCGGCGACGCGATCGACCGCGAGCTCTCCCAGATCGCCTCGCAGAGCGCCGTCGACGCCGACCTCGCCCGCCTGAAGGGCGAGATCGGCGCCGGTCCGTCCTCCTCCGGTCAGATCTCCTCGGGGGGTGCGTCGTGA
- a CDS encoding DEAD/DEAH box helicase has product MSDRVAAVLAAKGITSPFPVQSLVLPVALTGRDVLVSSPTGSGKTLAFGLPILERLERSNGRPVALVLAPTRELASQIDEELSPLADARGLKMAVCYGGVGLEAQAKRAEKADILIATPGRLLDLARQKRVSLKGITTLVLDEADRMLDMGFLPQVQAIVRQIPRERHTMFFSATLDGAVGSLAAEFTTGAERLRMRDSSIAEGEKLSERLDQVFLACSPSTRTDELLELIRNEDELTLVFCRTRRGAGRLAERLDKQGITATAMHGDLTQAAREKALKRFSSGRARVLVATDVAARGIDLDDIGLVVNFDPPEDQDAYTHRVGRTARAGRTGRAVTMVMPEHADQMSRLAANLGLAERWEATGYGVAAPRVVYGSRRRGSAFAPSRPARTPRVAPTTEAAPPRTNRVKRGTRTPV; this is encoded by the coding sequence GTGAGCGACCGCGTGGCCGCGGTGCTCGCCGCCAAGGGGATCACGTCCCCGTTCCCGGTCCAGTCGCTGGTCCTGCCCGTCGCCCTCACCGGCCGCGACGTGCTCGTCAGCTCGCCGACCGGCTCGGGCAAGACCCTCGCCTTCGGCCTGCCGATCCTCGAGCGGCTCGAGCGCAGCAACGGCCGCCCCGTCGCCCTCGTGCTCGCCCCGACCCGTGAGCTCGCCTCGCAGATCGACGAGGAGCTCTCGCCCCTCGCCGACGCCCGCGGCCTGAAGATGGCCGTCTGCTACGGCGGCGTCGGCCTCGAGGCCCAGGCCAAGCGCGCCGAGAAGGCCGACATCCTGATCGCGACGCCGGGCCGCCTGCTCGACCTCGCCCGCCAGAAGCGCGTCTCGCTGAAGGGCATCACGACCCTCGTCCTCGACGAGGCCGACCGCATGTTGGACATGGGCTTCCTGCCCCAGGTCCAGGCGATCGTCCGCCAGATCCCGCGCGAGCGCCACACCATGTTCTTCTCGGCCACGCTCGACGGGGCCGTCGGCTCCCTCGCCGCCGAGTTCACCACGGGCGCCGAGCGCCTGCGGATGCGCGACAGCAGCATCGCCGAGGGCGAGAAGCTGTCGGAGCGGCTCGACCAGGTCTTCCTGGCCTGCAGCCCCTCCACCCGCACCGACGAGCTGCTCGAGCTGATCCGCAACGAGGACGAGCTGACCCTCGTCTTCTGCCGCACCCGCCGTGGCGCCGGCCGCCTCGCGGAGCGCCTCGACAAGCAGGGCATCACCGCCACCGCGATGCACGGCGACCTCACGCAGGCCGCCCGCGAGAAGGCCCTCAAGCGCTTCTCCAGCGGCCGCGCCCGCGTGCTCGTGGCGACCGACGTCGCGGCCCGCGGCATCGACCTGGACGACATCGGCCTGGTCGTCAACTTCGACCCGCCGGAGGACCAGGACGCCTACACGCACCGCGTGGGGCGCACCGCCCGCGCCGGCCGCACCGGCCGCGCCGTCACGATGGTCATGCCCGAGCACGCCGACCAGATGTCCCGCCTCGCCGCGAACCTCGGCCTGGCCGAGCGGTGGGAGGCCACGGGCTACGGCGTCGCCGCCCCGCGCGTCGTCTACGGCTCGCGCCGCCGCGGCTCGGCGTTCGCGCCGTCCCGCCCGGCCCGCACGCCCCGCGTCGCGCCGACCACCGAGGCCGCCCCGCCCCGCACGAACCGCGTCAAGCGCGGCACCCGGACCCCGGTCTGA